In Streptomyces nojiriensis, one genomic interval encodes:
- a CDS encoding argininosuccinate lyase: MTSDTPGPAPELSGRISGGPAELLHDEVLAPQFGFESRHLLRHYVAIEKTLAAEYVRMDLISAEEAHRIAALLDSVGPDTLSAQPGANMSDIAFALERHVEAGLPAPVVRWHADRSRNDLQACAQVMYGRDQLTRFAAALLELAAVVHRLAQETCDLPMPGYTHFQAAQIITPGFHLAALSEHLLHTHDRLLNAYDGIDACPLGAGAMAGQELPWDRDRMARLLGFSRPQPHALTAVASRRWSAELTAELSLLGTALSRFTTDLLTWGGSEYGFIELPDELSGISSAMPQKKNYPVLERIRGRTAHLTAFHFDVLLGQRNTPFCNLVEVSKEAGTHLLNAFDSAHGTVRLLTEVLRRLTFRADRMRQVCEREFLGGFSLANALCLAEGVPWRTAQVVAGKYVVLAAAAGAAPAPGEPGLLAEAAAGHGITLADPARLLAEAFDVDRGLQRMVSAGSARPDAVRAVLRTQQETYERLRADWELRAAALRAGAEEGDRALYGAAGDETHGEDGDGTRARVQHAH, translated from the coding sequence GTGACGAGTGACACCCCGGGGCCCGCCCCCGAGCTGAGCGGCCGTATCAGCGGCGGTCCCGCCGAACTCCTGCACGACGAAGTGCTCGCCCCGCAGTTCGGGTTCGAGTCCCGCCACCTGCTGCGCCACTACGTCGCCATCGAGAAGACCCTGGCCGCCGAGTACGTCCGCATGGACCTGATCAGCGCCGAGGAGGCCCACCGGATCGCCGCCCTGCTGGACTCCGTCGGCCCCGACACCCTCAGCGCACAGCCCGGCGCCAACATGTCGGACATCGCCTTCGCCCTCGAACGGCACGTCGAGGCCGGCCTGCCCGCCCCGGTCGTGCGCTGGCACGCCGATCGCAGCCGCAACGACCTGCAGGCCTGCGCCCAGGTGATGTACGGCCGCGACCAGCTCACCCGCTTCGCCGCCGCCCTCCTCGAACTCGCCGCCGTCGTCCACCGGCTGGCCCAGGAGACCTGCGACCTGCCCATGCCGGGGTACACCCACTTCCAGGCCGCCCAGATCATCACCCCCGGCTTCCACCTCGCGGCGCTCTCCGAGCACCTGCTGCACACCCACGACCGACTGCTGAACGCGTACGACGGCATCGACGCCTGCCCGCTGGGCGCCGGCGCCATGGCGGGGCAGGAACTGCCCTGGGACCGCGACCGGATGGCACGGCTGCTCGGCTTCTCCCGGCCGCAGCCGCACGCGCTGACCGCCGTGGCCTCGCGCCGCTGGAGCGCCGAACTGACCGCGGAACTCAGCCTGCTGGGCACGGCTCTGAGCCGCTTCACCACCGACCTGCTCACCTGGGGCGGCAGCGAGTACGGCTTCATCGAACTGCCCGACGAGCTGTCCGGCATCTCCTCCGCCATGCCGCAGAAGAAGAACTACCCCGTCCTGGAACGCATCCGCGGGCGCACCGCCCACCTGACCGCCTTCCACTTCGACGTGCTCCTGGGCCAGCGCAACACCCCCTTCTGCAACCTTGTCGAGGTGTCCAAGGAGGCCGGCACCCACCTGCTGAACGCCTTCGACTCGGCCCACGGCACCGTCCGCCTCCTCACCGAGGTGCTGCGCAGGCTGACCTTCCGCGCCGACCGCATGCGCCAGGTGTGCGAGCGCGAGTTCCTCGGCGGCTTCAGCCTCGCCAACGCCCTCTGCCTCGCCGAAGGGGTGCCCTGGCGCACCGCCCAGGTCGTCGCCGGGAAGTACGTCGTGCTCGCCGCGGCAGCGGGCGCCGCCCCCGCCCCGGGCGAACCCGGCCTGCTGGCCGAGGCGGCCGCCGGACACGGCATCACCCTCGCCGACCCCGCCCGGCTCCTCGCCGAGGCCTTCGACGTCGACCGGGGCCTGCAGCGCATGGTCTCCGCCGGTTCGGCCCGCCCCGACGCCGTGCGCGCGGTACTGCGCACCCAGCAGGAGACGTACGAACGGCTCCGCGCCGACTGGGAACTGCGCGCCGCCGCGCTCCGCGCGGGCGCCGAGGAAGGCGACCGCGCCCTGTACGGCGCGGCCGGCGACGAGACCCACGGGGAGGACGGCGATGGCACCCGCGCCCGCGTACAGCACGCCCACTGA
- a CDS encoding kinase, with translation MAPAPAYSTPTDAAGGISASLLGPAPVPGPGSGSAFGTFGELLQGALPHPQGDFLVTFPLARWATARFHPSPGLREVQVRPAHKAKSRRVAEAVLAALGTADGGLLEVAGDLPEGKGLASSSADLVATVRAVGAAHGREFTPAETEDFLRGIEPADGVMYDEIVAFHHREVRLGHRLGVLPPLTVVAHDEGGQVDTVAHNRGARAIDAADREEYALLLDRLTGAVARGDLQEVGAVSTRSAEMNAHRRRRAGFAQLHALCREVEGLGLVLAHSGTMLGVLLEAGDPALAGKTEHIRAGCAALGGEVSVHRSLGADDSWSPKAAPAHPTELEI, from the coding sequence ATGGCACCCGCGCCCGCGTACAGCACGCCCACTGACGCCGCCGGAGGGATCTCCGCCTCCCTCCTCGGGCCGGCCCCCGTCCCCGGACCCGGCTCCGGCAGCGCCTTCGGCACCTTCGGCGAACTGCTCCAGGGCGCCCTGCCCCACCCGCAGGGCGACTTCCTGGTCACCTTCCCCCTCGCCCGCTGGGCCACCGCCCGTTTCCACCCCAGCCCCGGCCTGCGCGAGGTCCAGGTGCGGCCGGCCCACAAGGCCAAGTCCCGCCGTGTCGCCGAGGCCGTCCTGGCCGCACTCGGCACGGCGGACGGCGGCCTGCTGGAGGTGGCCGGTGACCTGCCCGAGGGCAAGGGCCTCGCCAGCTCCTCCGCCGACCTCGTCGCCACCGTACGGGCCGTCGGGGCCGCCCACGGGCGGGAGTTCACCCCGGCTGAGACGGAGGACTTCCTGCGCGGCATCGAACCGGCCGACGGGGTCATGTACGACGAGATCGTCGCCTTCCACCACCGTGAGGTGCGCCTCGGCCATCGCCTCGGCGTGCTGCCCCCGCTCACCGTCGTCGCCCACGACGAGGGCGGCCAGGTGGACACCGTCGCGCACAACCGGGGCGCCCGGGCCATCGACGCCGCCGACCGGGAGGAGTACGCGCTCCTGCTGGACCGGCTCACCGGCGCCGTGGCCCGCGGCGACCTCCAGGAGGTCGGCGCCGTCTCCACCCGCAGCGCCGAGATGAACGCCCACCGCCGCCGGCGCGCCGGATTCGCGCAGCTGCACGCCCTGTGCCGCGAGGTCGAAGGCCTGGGCCTGGTCCTCGCCCACAGCGGCACCATGCTCGGCGTCCTCCTGGAGGCGGGCGACCCGGCCCTCGCGGGCAAGACCGAGCACATCCGGGCCGGCTGCGCCGCCCTCGGCGGAGAGGTGTCCGTGCACCGCTCCCTCGGCGCCGACGACAGCTGGAGCCCGAAGGCCGCCCCCGCCCACCCCACCGAGCTGGAGATCTGA
- a CDS encoding MbtH family protein, whose translation MSNPFENDNATYVVVRNDELQHSLWPAANPVPAGWTVVHGPDGRQACLDHVERVWTDMRPASLVAALAGNAPRG comes from the coding sequence ATGAGCAACCCCTTCGAGAACGACAACGCCACCTACGTCGTGGTCCGCAACGACGAGCTCCAGCACTCCCTGTGGCCCGCCGCCAACCCCGTCCCGGCCGGCTGGACCGTGGTGCACGGCCCCGACGGCCGCCAGGCCTGCCTGGACCACGTCGAGCGGGTCTGGACCGATATGCGCCCCGCCTCCCTGGTGGCCGCCCTCGCCGGGAACGCGCCCCGTGGCTGA
- a CDS encoding pyridoxal-phosphate dependent enzyme — protein sequence MLFDTVTDAIGATPLVRLRLGEARGVEVYAKLELQNLFAMKDRVARNILLEARRLGTLKPGAPVIESSSGTMALGVALVGRSLGHEVHIVTDPRIDPVTLAKLRALGCRVHVVEAMTSHGWQSARLERLAELLDELPGAFWPQQYTNPDNPGAYRTLAGELLQDLGQFDTLVGAVGSGGSLCGTARALRESLPALHVVGVDCVGSALFGQPDVPQRLQSGLGNSLLPKNLDRTLVDEVHWLNDHEAFAATWDLAREQQIFGGNTSGSVYRVLTGLADRAEPGTRIVGILPDRGDRYADTVYNDEHWDAHRLREVPTATAPAALAPEGTARTWSTTAYSPPAGIRRHLLFVESNTTGTGMLALDRARELGTVPVLLTGDPDRYRGLADTGAEVVRCDTNSDAALRAAVQERFRREEIAGVTTTSDFYVPAAARIAQWLGLPGNPPDAVAVCRDKSALRERLNAEGVRQPRYALVREPAGAADAVARTGLPCVVKPADDSGSTNVLLCADEAEVRAQIEKILAIDTNVRGMPTARTVLVEEYLDAPEYSVEMFSGEGRAVCVGITAKSVTATPHFVEHRHLFPAPLPAATAQRITETVTEALDAAGIRLGATHTEVKLTADGPALIEINPRPAGGMIPELIRLATGVDLLGEQLRAALGLPPHLKAEGAGHAGIQFLLADADGTLTAAHGAREAAAVEGVESVLVTAAPGTSVRRPRSASDRLGHVIARHPEPEGVHAALDAARGLLRLDIEPAQQS from the coding sequence ATGCTGTTCGACACCGTGACGGACGCGATCGGCGCGACCCCGCTGGTCCGGCTGCGCCTGGGCGAGGCCCGCGGCGTGGAGGTCTACGCCAAGCTGGAACTGCAGAACCTCTTCGCGATGAAGGACCGCGTCGCCCGCAACATCCTGCTGGAGGCCCGGCGACTGGGCACCCTGAAGCCGGGCGCCCCCGTCATCGAGAGCTCCTCGGGGACCATGGCCCTCGGCGTCGCCCTCGTCGGCCGCTCCCTCGGCCACGAGGTCCACATCGTCACCGACCCGCGCATCGACCCCGTCACCCTCGCCAAACTCCGCGCCCTGGGCTGCCGGGTGCACGTGGTCGAGGCCATGACCAGCCACGGATGGCAGAGCGCCCGCCTGGAGCGGCTCGCGGAACTCCTCGACGAACTGCCCGGCGCCTTCTGGCCGCAGCAGTACACCAACCCCGACAACCCCGGCGCCTACCGCACCCTCGCCGGTGAACTCCTCCAGGATCTCGGGCAGTTCGACACGCTCGTCGGAGCCGTCGGCAGCGGCGGCTCCCTGTGCGGCACCGCACGGGCGCTGCGCGAGAGCCTCCCGGCCCTGCACGTCGTCGGTGTCGACTGCGTGGGCAGCGCCCTCTTCGGCCAGCCCGACGTGCCGCAACGGCTCCAGAGCGGGCTGGGCAACAGCCTGCTGCCCAAGAACCTGGACCGCACCCTCGTCGACGAGGTGCACTGGCTCAACGACCACGAGGCCTTCGCCGCGACCTGGGACCTCGCCCGCGAGCAGCAGATCTTCGGCGGCAACACCTCGGGCTCCGTCTACCGGGTCCTCACCGGCCTCGCCGACCGCGCCGAGCCCGGGACCAGGATCGTCGGCATCCTGCCCGACCGCGGCGACCGCTACGCCGACACCGTCTACAACGACGAGCACTGGGACGCGCACCGGCTGCGCGAGGTGCCCACCGCCACCGCGCCGGCCGCCCTCGCCCCCGAGGGGACCGCCCGCACCTGGTCCACCACCGCCTACAGCCCGCCCGCCGGGATCCGGCGGCACCTGCTGTTCGTGGAGTCCAACACCACCGGCACCGGCATGCTGGCCCTGGACCGGGCGCGCGAACTGGGCACCGTACCCGTCCTGCTGACCGGCGACCCCGACCGCTACCGGGGACTCGCGGACACCGGTGCCGAGGTGGTGCGCTGCGACACCAACTCCGACGCCGCCCTGCGCGCCGCCGTACAGGAGCGGTTCCGCCGCGAGGAGATCGCGGGCGTCACCACCACCAGCGACTTCTACGTACCGGCCGCCGCCCGGATCGCCCAGTGGCTGGGCCTGCCCGGCAACCCGCCCGACGCGGTGGCCGTCTGCCGCGACAAGTCCGCCCTGCGCGAGCGGCTGAACGCCGAGGGCGTCCGCCAGCCCCGGTACGCCCTGGTCCGCGAGCCGGCCGGGGCGGCGGACGCCGTCGCCCGCACCGGACTGCCCTGCGTGGTCAAGCCCGCCGACGACTCGGGCTCCACCAACGTCCTGCTCTGCGCCGACGAGGCGGAGGTCCGCGCCCAGATCGAGAAGATCCTCGCGATCGACACCAACGTCCGGGGCATGCCCACCGCCCGCACGGTCCTCGTCGAGGAGTACCTGGACGCGCCGGAGTACAGCGTCGAGATGTTCAGCGGGGAGGGCCGCGCCGTGTGCGTCGGCATCACCGCCAAGTCCGTGACCGCCACCCCGCACTTCGTCGAGCACCGCCACCTCTTCCCCGCCCCGCTGCCCGCCGCCACCGCCCAGCGGATCACCGAGACGGTGACGGAGGCCCTGGACGCGGCCGGGATCCGCCTGGGGGCCACCCACACCGAGGTCAAACTGACCGCCGACGGGCCCGCCCTCATCGAGATCAACCCGCGCCCGGCGGGCGGCATGATCCCCGAACTGATCCGGCTCGCCACCGGGGTGGACCTCCTCGGGGAGCAGCTCCGCGCCGCCCTCGGCCTGCCCCCGCACCTGAAGGCCGAGGGCGCCGGCCACGCCGGGATCCAGTTCCTCCTCGCCGACGCCGACGGCACCCTCACGGCCGCCCACGGCGCCCGCGAGGCCGCCGCCGTCGAGGGGGTCGAGTCGGTGCTGGTCACCGCCGCCCCCGGCACGTCCGTACGCAGGCCCCGCAGCGCCTCCGACCGCCTCGGGCACGTGATCGCCCGCCACCCGGAGCCCGAGGGCGTGCACGCCGCGCTCGACGCGGCGCGGGGCCTGCTCCGCCTCGACATCGAGCCCGCACAGCAGTCCTGA
- a CDS encoding condensation domain-containing protein yields the protein MAEPVHRTGRPAGADPGADPVRTLCTLFAEVLGRAEVDAGHSFTGLGGDSIQAIQVVSRARTAGLVVSTRDVLRAESVSALAATARAQDRAGGGTGPIVPPRRLGPLAPTPIMGWLAELGGPVDTYNQSLVLRTPPGFGAAAAERTVQALLDTHEMLRLRLPDGIGARGTEPLVPPAGSVTAAELLEHADARGTGDADLPALTRERMRAARRLLSPREGHMLRAVLLDRGAGQQGRLALVVHHLVVDGVSWRILQDDLKTCAAALAEGREPVLEPAHTPFAHWADLLRAEATSGRRTAEADRWAAALREAPQALAGVRAAGGLDPESPDNTLTLTLGPDVTGPLLTTAPGLVNGTVNDVLLTALALAVLGRRGADGEDTGDAEGAVLVDVEGHGREDVADGTDLSRTVGWFTTVFPVRLALGRPDLDEARAGGPAVGAALRLVKEELRAVPDKGIGFGLLRHLNSRTGPDLAARGIPQIGFNYLGRFPMGGDAPWDAAPGHAFALDDADEGLPMAHAVEVNAAAHEGPDGLTLSATWTWAGNAFPASWVHGLAQEWFTMLRAVVTHAARPDAGGLTPSDVSLTQVSQADLDTFESQLGALL from the coding sequence GTGGCTGAGCCCGTCCACCGCACCGGGCGGCCGGCCGGCGCCGACCCCGGCGCCGACCCCGTACGGACCCTGTGCACCCTCTTCGCCGAGGTCCTCGGCCGCGCCGAGGTCGACGCGGGCCACAGCTTCACCGGGCTCGGCGGCGACAGCATCCAGGCGATCCAGGTCGTCAGCCGCGCCCGCACGGCCGGCCTCGTCGTCTCCACCCGCGACGTGCTCCGCGCCGAGAGCGTCAGCGCGCTCGCCGCCACCGCCCGCGCCCAGGACCGGGCGGGCGGGGGCACCGGACCGATCGTGCCCCCGCGCCGCCTGGGCCCGCTGGCACCCACCCCCATCATGGGCTGGCTCGCCGAACTGGGCGGTCCCGTCGACACCTACAACCAGTCGCTCGTCCTGCGCACCCCGCCGGGCTTCGGGGCGGCCGCCGCCGAACGCACCGTCCAGGCCCTCCTGGACACCCACGAGATGCTCCGCCTGCGGCTGCCCGACGGGATCGGGGCCCGCGGCACCGAGCCGCTCGTACCGCCCGCGGGCTCCGTCACCGCGGCGGAGCTGCTGGAGCACGCGGACGCCCGCGGGACGGGCGACGCGGACCTCCCCGCCCTGACCCGGGAGCGGATGCGCGCGGCCCGGCGGCTGCTCTCGCCCCGCGAGGGCCACATGCTGCGCGCCGTGCTCCTCGACCGGGGAGCCGGACAGCAGGGACGCCTCGCGCTCGTCGTCCACCACCTCGTGGTCGACGGCGTCTCGTGGCGGATCCTCCAGGACGACCTGAAGACCTGCGCGGCTGCCCTCGCCGAGGGCCGCGAGCCCGTCCTGGAACCGGCGCACACCCCCTTCGCGCACTGGGCAGACCTGCTGCGCGCCGAGGCCACCTCCGGCCGCCGGACCGCCGAGGCCGACCGCTGGGCCGCCGCCCTGCGCGAAGCCCCCCAGGCCCTCGCCGGGGTCCGCGCGGCCGGCGGCCTCGACCCCGAGAGCCCGGACAACACCCTCACCCTGACCCTCGGGCCGGACGTGACGGGCCCCCTGCTGACCACCGCGCCCGGCCTCGTCAACGGCACCGTCAACGACGTCCTGCTGACCGCCCTCGCCCTCGCCGTCCTCGGCCGGCGCGGCGCCGACGGCGAGGACACCGGTGACGCGGAGGGCGCCGTCCTCGTCGACGTCGAGGGACACGGCCGGGAGGACGTCGCCGACGGCACGGACCTGTCCCGCACCGTCGGCTGGTTCACCACCGTGTTCCCCGTCCGCCTCGCCCTCGGCCGGCCCGACCTCGACGAGGCCCGCGCCGGCGGACCCGCGGTCGGCGCCGCCCTGCGCCTGGTGAAGGAGGAACTGCGCGCCGTACCCGACAAGGGCATCGGCTTCGGGCTGCTGCGCCACCTCAACTCCCGTACCGGGCCGGACCTCGCCGCGCGCGGCATCCCCCAGATCGGCTTCAACTACCTCGGCCGGTTCCCGATGGGCGGCGACGCCCCCTGGGACGCCGCGCCCGGGCACGCCTTCGCCCTCGACGACGCCGACGAAGGCCTCCCGATGGCCCACGCCGTGGAGGTCAACGCGGCCGCCCACGAAGGCCCGGACGGCCTCACCCTCAGCGCCACCTGGACCTGGGCGGGCAACGCCTTCCCGGCGAGCTGGGTCCACGGCCTCGCGCAGGAGTGGTTCACCATGCTGCGCGCCGTCGTCACCCACGCCGCCCGGCCGGACGCCGGCGGGCTGACCCCCTCCGACGTGTCCCTCACCCAGGTCAGCCAGGCCGACCTCGACACCTTCGAATCCCAGCTCGGAGCCCTGCTGTGA
- a CDS encoding non-ribosomal peptide synthetase: MIPLSHAQQRLWFHARDGADGALYHIPVGLRLSGALDADALRAALADVSARHEALRTVFPDAAGRPHQRVLDPVDAAPALTVTVCPPAERARRAAQASSRPFDLAAEPPLRADLFTDGDADHYLLLVLHHIAGDGHSVNVLVRDLAAAYTARCSGRPPEWPELPVQYPDYALWQRELLGPAQDPASLHARLLTHWAAALDGLPEELALPADRPRPAVAGHRGALVEARTDATVHAGLAALAQGGRATPFMAVQAAFAVLLTRLGAGTDLPLGCPVDGRDDEALTDLVGLFVNTLIVRADTSGDPTFTEVLGRVRSAALETYAHQELPFESLVERLNPARSPARHPLFQVAVSAQRTEPLTPAFAGLRAEVEAVRTDTAKFDLTLEVEELHDPATGAPRGLALGLEYASDLFDGTTARRLLDRLVHLIGAVVREPGMPLSALDVLLPGERADLLEHWQGAPVAADTRTVHQAFEERAAAHPGRAAVLCAGRETTYAELDASADRIAGRLRTLGVRPGEAVAVLMDRSAGLVAACLGILKAGAAYLPLDARAPHARTEAVITAAGAAVLVTDLPDGAPVPAGPRHVLRPDGDPADAAADAATAGNPGHPDALAYLMYTSGSTGTPKGVAVSHREVVALATDGRWRGGAHERVLFRSPHAFDASTYEMWVPLLNGGLVVVAPPGELDVDALARLMTEEKVTGTFLTATLFNVLADRCLPALGTLHEVMTGGEAASPSMVRRVREACPRTTVTNAYGPTETTTFAATFAVGPGQEAPDGQVPIGRPLDGTQLHVLDERLGLVAPGVVGELYIAGAGLAQGYLGRAALTAERFVACPYGPPGARMYRTGDLARWNTDGQVEYLGRADRQVKIRGLRIEPGEIEHALAAHPAVGQAAVTVVDTAAGPALAGYAVPAEGAPAPDPRELREHLRARLPDYMVPASLTLLDAFPVTANGKTDLTALPAPDPATAGTAGAHQEPRTDDERALCAIWEQVLGLPRIGVHDSFFDLGGHSLLATRLLAEVTARFGAAVGIRQFFTGPTVAELAAALPAATAAGAGAEDPPIVRRARRTQTA; encoded by the coding sequence GTGATCCCTCTGTCCCACGCCCAGCAGCGACTGTGGTTCCACGCCCGGGACGGCGCCGACGGCGCGCTCTACCACATCCCGGTCGGGCTGCGGCTGAGCGGCGCCCTCGACGCGGACGCCCTGCGTGCCGCCCTCGCGGACGTCAGCGCCCGCCACGAGGCCCTGCGCACCGTCTTCCCCGACGCGGCGGGCCGCCCCCACCAGCGGGTCCTGGATCCCGTGGACGCCGCCCCGGCGCTCACCGTCACCGTCTGCCCGCCCGCCGAACGCGCCCGCCGGGCCGCGCAGGCCTCGTCCCGGCCCTTCGACCTCGCCGCCGAACCGCCGCTGCGCGCAGACCTCTTCACCGACGGGGACGCGGACCACTACCTGCTCCTGGTCCTGCACCACATCGCGGGCGACGGCCACTCCGTGAACGTCCTCGTCCGGGACCTCGCCGCCGCCTACACCGCCCGGTGCTCCGGCCGCCCGCCCGAGTGGCCCGAACTGCCCGTCCAGTACCCGGACTACGCCCTGTGGCAGCGCGAACTCCTCGGCCCGGCCCAGGACCCCGCCTCCCTGCACGCCCGGCTGCTCACCCACTGGGCGGCCGCCCTGGACGGCCTGCCCGAGGAACTGGCCCTGCCCGCCGACCGGCCGCGCCCCGCCGTGGCCGGCCACCGGGGCGCCCTGGTGGAGGCACGGACCGACGCCACCGTCCACGCGGGGCTGGCCGCGCTGGCCCAAGGCGGCCGCGCCACGCCGTTCATGGCCGTCCAGGCCGCCTTCGCCGTCCTGCTCACCCGCCTCGGCGCCGGCACCGACCTGCCGCTCGGCTGCCCCGTCGACGGCCGCGACGACGAAGCCCTCACCGACCTCGTGGGCCTCTTCGTCAACACCCTGATCGTGCGCGCCGACACCTCGGGCGACCCCACCTTCACGGAGGTCCTGGGCCGGGTGCGGTCCGCCGCCCTGGAGACGTACGCCCACCAGGAACTGCCCTTCGAATCACTCGTCGAACGCCTCAACCCGGCCCGCTCGCCCGCCCGTCACCCGCTCTTCCAGGTCGCCGTCTCCGCCCAGCGCACCGAGCCGCTCACCCCCGCCTTCGCGGGACTGCGGGCCGAGGTGGAGGCGGTACGCACCGACACCGCCAAGTTCGACCTCACCCTGGAGGTCGAGGAGCTCCACGACCCGGCCACCGGGGCACCCCGGGGCCTGGCCCTCGGCCTGGAGTACGCGAGCGACCTGTTCGACGGTACGACGGCCCGGCGCCTGCTGGACCGGCTCGTCCACCTCATCGGCGCCGTCGTACGCGAACCCGGGATGCCCCTCTCCGCACTCGACGTCCTGCTGCCGGGGGAGCGCGCCGACCTCCTGGAGCACTGGCAGGGCGCGCCGGTCGCCGCCGACACCCGCACCGTCCACCAGGCCTTCGAGGAGCGGGCCGCCGCCCACCCCGGCCGCGCCGCCGTGCTCTGCGCCGGCCGCGAGACCACGTACGCCGAACTCGACGCCTCGGCCGACCGGATCGCCGGGCGGCTGCGCACCCTCGGCGTCCGCCCGGGCGAGGCCGTCGCCGTACTGATGGACCGCTCGGCCGGCCTCGTCGCCGCCTGCCTCGGCATCCTCAAGGCGGGCGCCGCCTACCTGCCGCTGGACGCGCGGGCCCCGCACGCCCGGACCGAAGCCGTGATCACCGCGGCCGGGGCCGCCGTCCTCGTCACCGACCTCCCGGACGGCGCGCCCGTACCGGCGGGGCCGCGCCACGTGCTGCGCCCGGACGGGGACCCCGCCGACGCGGCCGCGGATGCCGCGACGGCCGGGAACCCCGGGCACCCCGACGCGCTCGCCTACCTGATGTACACCTCCGGCTCCACCGGCACCCCCAAGGGCGTGGCCGTCTCCCACCGCGAGGTCGTCGCCCTCGCCACCGACGGGCGCTGGCGCGGCGGCGCGCACGAGCGGGTCCTGTTCCGCTCCCCGCACGCCTTCGACGCCTCCACCTACGAGATGTGGGTGCCGCTCCTGAACGGCGGCCTGGTCGTCGTCGCGCCGCCCGGCGAGCTCGACGTCGACGCGCTGGCCCGGCTGATGACCGAGGAGAAGGTCACCGGAACCTTCCTCACCGCCACCCTCTTCAACGTCCTCGCCGATCGCTGCCTGCCCGCACTCGGCACGCTGCACGAGGTGATGACCGGTGGCGAGGCCGCCTCGCCGTCCATGGTCCGCCGGGTCCGCGAGGCCTGCCCCCGCACCACCGTCACCAACGCCTACGGTCCCACCGAGACCACCACCTTCGCCGCGACCTTCGCGGTCGGCCCGGGCCAGGAGGCCCCCGACGGGCAGGTCCCGATCGGCCGGCCGCTCGACGGTACGCAGCTCCACGTCCTGGACGAGCGGCTCGGCCTCGTGGCACCCGGCGTCGTCGGCGAGCTCTACATCGCGGGCGCCGGACTCGCCCAGGGCTACCTCGGCCGGGCGGCGCTGACCGCCGAACGCTTCGTCGCCTGCCCGTACGGCCCCCCGGGCGCCCGCATGTACCGCACCGGCGACCTGGCCCGCTGGAACACCGACGGCCAGGTCGAGTACCTCGGCCGCGCCGACCGGCAGGTCAAGATCCGCGGGCTGCGCATCGAACCCGGCGAGATCGAACACGCCCTGGCCGCCCACCCGGCGGTCGGCCAGGCCGCCGTCACCGTCGTGGACACCGCCGCCGGACCCGCGCTCGCGGGCTACGCGGTCCCCGCCGAGGGAGCCCCCGCACCCGACCCGCGGGAACTGCGCGAGCACCTGCGCGCCCGGCTGCCCGACTACATGGTGCCCGCCAGCCTCACCCTGCTGGACGCCTTCCCCGTGACGGCCAACGGCAAGACCGACCTGACCGCCCTGCCCGCGCCGGACCCGGCGACGGCCGGCACCGCGGGGGCCCACCAGGAGCCGCGCACCGACGACGAGCGCGCCCTGTGCGCGATCTGGGAGCAGGTCCTCGGCCTGCCGCGGATCGGCGTCCACGACAGCTTCTTCGACCTCGGCGGGCACTCCCTGCTCGCCACCCGGCTGCTCGCCGAGGTCACGGCGCGGTTCGGAGCAGCGGTCGGCATCCGCCAGTTCTTCACCGGGCCCACCGTCGCCGAACTGGCCGCGGCCCTGCCCGCCGCCACGGCCGCCGGCGCCGGCGCCGAGGACCCGCCGATCGTCCGCCGGGCCCGCCGCACCCAGACCGCCTGA